CAAATAGAAAGTGCAAGAGTTGTAACCGCGAAGAATAATCCATATTCTTTTGGATCTGTTGACAAACATCTGCAACCGGGATATTCTGATTTAGCAGGTTGCGAAGCATTTTTACTGCTTCCTGTGCCGAACTTGCTCCAAATGATCGTACAAAAAACTGTTTAACGTAGTCAAGTTCTGACTTTAAAACCTTTCCATCGGCTTTCATAACGGCAGCAACTAGGACTAGCAAGCTCATCACATAGCCTCCCGTGGTTGTAGTTCTTTGCCCGTAAGGCGAGTGGGTTCTATTTCCTGAAAAATTATTGTTTTGAGGAGAAGTCGCCTCGTTGTCGACCATGCTTCCAACAACAAAACCAACAATTCCTCCAATTGGGCCGAAAAATGCCCATCCTAGTCCTCCGGCAACCCATTTTGCAAATTTACCCATGTAATCTAAATTTTTTATCTAATTCAAGTAATATAGGAACGATAAGCTCCCGATTATTATTATCAATAGTCATATTGGCCAGTTGAATCTTTTTTTCATCCGGCCACTGCTTTGAGATTCTTTCTTTGATTTGTTCTGCTGTACTATTATCTCTTTTCATCACCCATTCAATTCGCTGTTGTTCTGTAGCGATAACCAGAATATTGAAATCCATCATTTCATAAAAACCACTTTCAAACAAAATGGCAGCTTCGTGTACAATGTAAGCTGAGTTTTGACGATTACACCATTCAAAAAAGAACTTCCGTACTTCAGGGTGGATGATGGAGTTGACCTTTTTCAATAAAGATGGCGAATTAAAAATGATGTCAGCTAGTTTTTTTCGGTCAACTGTATGATTTGAAAGGTAAATGTCTTTTCCAAAATGAAAAATCATTTGACTACGAACCTGAGATGACTCATTTAAAATTCGTTTAGCTTCCAGATCGGCGCTAAAAACAGGAATGCCAATTGTTTTAAAGAAGTTACAGATGGTTGTTTTGCCACTGCCAATTCCTCCGGTAATTCCAACTTTGTATATATTTTTATTTTTCAATGAGGTATTCAATTCTTAAAGGCAAATAACTGGTTGATTTTAAATTTAGTGGCATCATCGTCAGAGTTACTGGCAGATAATCATCTTTATTCTTGATGTTTTCGTAGGAAACACTAGCATGAAAATCTTTAGGCGAAATTTCTGCAAATCGACTCAGACCAACCAAGAAGCTAAGTTTCACTTCTGAAGGGAACAGGTTTACTTTTACGCTGTCAGGCAAACCGTCAATCGAAATTGGAACTGCCAATTCCTTTTCGGTGTATTCTTCCACCGGAATTTGAACGACTACGCGTTTGGGCGAAAAATCAACCTTTTTAATGGTCTTTAGCGAAACATTTCGCTGGGTTAACTGATCTAATGCTTTGTATTTTTGCGCTACTGTTTCAATTACTTTTAGTGTATCCAAAATTGATTTTGGACCTTGTACCCTGACCGAATCGGGCTTTACTTTTATTTTATCGTAAAGGTAGTGTTGCTTTTTTAGTTGCAAGTTGACATCTGGGACAACCTTTTTGGTTTGAGTTACAATTTGATCGAACTTAAAATAGATGGTGTCGGGGTGAACGCCAGTAATATTTAATTCGTTACTCAGTTGGTTTGCTATCTTGCTTCGAAATTGTCTGCTCGAAAATGCATAGTTTGATCGACTGCTGTCAGCCATTATCTTGCCGCCATAATCATTGATGTTGAAGATGAGTGGCGAAAAAGCTACGCTCAATTTATAACGAAGCAAGGTAAATCCATAAGATTGAACATCTAAGGTGAAGTGACTTGGCGGCTCATTAATTAGGATTTTGTTTTTGGGGAGATTGGTATAACTTACCGGAAACGAAAGTTCAACGGTATATTCTTTCTCCAAAGCATTTAGCAACCAAAGAACGGATGCAATACCAACACAAATTAGATAAATGACCAATTTGCGATCATTTTTAATTGTAAACTTTTCTGCAAAGTTCTGAAGCTTATGTATCCATTTGTTTTCCACGTAATCAAAGATAAAAAAAAAGGGTTGACTAGTAGCAGCCGACCCTCTTAGTCTTTTTCAAAAAATGCAATTACTTTTGAGCAGGCACATCTGCCATATCTTTTACAACAGCACTCTTGTCTACACGAATTTTCACATTGTCGTCAACCTGAAGAAGGATATAATGGTCTTTAATTTCAACAATTTTACCGTAAATACCACCTGTTGTTACAACTTTATCTCCTTTGGCAAGACTCTCGCGGAATTTTCTCAGCTCTTTTTGTTTTTTCATCTGTGGTCTGATCATGAAGAAATAAAACACAACAATGATCAGGATCAAAGGCAAGAAGGTTGTAATTGGGTTACCACCTTCTGCTCCGGGTTGAGGAGCCATTAATAAATAATTCATCTTTTAATTCTTTAGTTTTTACTGTATAAATTTATAATCTCATTTTCAACTGTCGCTGCAATCGCGATTTTGCTTTTTTTATCCTCTATGTTCGAATAGACTACAATTTCTTTGTAAATTCGTCCAGTTTCGCCTGAGCTGTTAAAAACAACTTCAATAAAATCGGAAGTTCCTGCTTCAATCGCTTGCTGTGGGAAATTAACTTCCAAACATCCACAATCTTTTTCAATTTTGTCGATGATCAAAGGACCATTTCCGGAATTCAAAAATCTAAAATTGTAAGCGACCACTTCTCCAGCTTGAAGACTTCCAAAATTATGGAATTCTTCCTGAAACTCAAACTTTGGATTCCCTAAGTTTGAAGGCGGTTTGTTCGCTGCCTTATTCCCCGTATTCTGACAGGAAACAAGTGCTATCAGGCAAAGCATCATTAAGCATTTTGTTATCCCTTTAATTATTAAATTGGATGCCGATCGTTTTCGCCGAGCTGTCTGCTGTCTGATTTCTAAAACTCCATTCAAAATCACTATTTTTTGTCTTTCGGCTGATCATCTTCGCCAATCAGTCCACGCCCCGCTTTCAAGATTCTATTTTCGGTTTTAAGCGCTTTCAGGGCTTTATCCAGAATTCCATTAATAAAATTCCGGCTCTTTTTTGTGCTGTAATATTTCGAAAGCTCAATATACTCGTTTAGTGTAACTTTTGTCG
The DNA window shown above is from uncultured Sunxiuqinia sp. and carries:
- a CDS encoding DUF1573 domain-containing protein is translated as MNGVLEIRQQTARRKRSASNLIIKGITKCLMMLCLIALVSCQNTGNKAANKPPSNLGNPKFEFQEEFHNFGSLQAGEVVAYNFRFLNSGNGPLIIDKIEKDCGCLEVNFPQQAIEAGTSDFIEVVFNSSGETGRIYKEIVVYSNIEDKKSKIAIAATVENEIINLYSKN
- the coaE gene encoding dephospho-CoA kinase (Dephospho-CoA kinase (CoaE) performs the final step in coenzyme A biosynthesis.), with protein sequence MKNKNIYKVGITGGIGSGKTTICNFFKTIGIPVFSADLEAKRILNESSQVRSQMIFHFGKDIYLSNHTVDRKKLADIIFNSPSLLKKVNSIIHPEVRKFFFEWCNRQNSAYIVHEAAILFESGFYEMMDFNILVIATEQQRIEWVMKRDNSTAEQIKERISKQWPDEKKIQLANMTIDNNNRELIVPILLELDKKFRLHG
- a CDS encoding TerB family tellurite resistance protein — encoded protein: MGKFAKWVAGGLGWAFFGPIGGIVGFVVGSMVDNEATSPQNNNFSGNRTHSPYGQRTTTTGGYVMSLLVLVAAVMKADGKVLKSELDYVKQFFVRSFGASSAQEAVKMLRNLLNQNIPVADVCQQIQKNMDYSSRLQLLHFLFGIAQADGKVDTSELHMIEQIASNMGISSKDLDSIKSMFVPNTDAAYKILEIDQGATDEEVKKAYRKMAMKYHPDKVSYLGEDFQNAAKEKFQKVNEAYENLKKERSFS
- a CDS encoding CdaR family protein, translated to MVIYLICVGIASVLWLLNALEKEYTVELSFPVSYTNLPKNKILINEPPSHFTLDVQSYGFTLLRYKLSVAFSPLIFNINDYGGKIMADSSRSNYAFSSRQFRSKIANQLSNELNITGVHPDTIYFKFDQIVTQTKKVVPDVNLQLKKQHYLYDKIKVKPDSVRVQGPKSILDTLKVIETVAQKYKALDQLTQRNVSLKTIKKVDFSPKRVVVQIPVEEYTEKELAVPISIDGLPDSVKVNLFPSEVKLSFLVGLSRFAEISPKDFHASVSYENIKNKDDYLPVTLTMMPLNLKSTSYLPLRIEYLIEK
- the yajC gene encoding preprotein translocase subunit YajC — its product is MNYLLMAPQPGAEGGNPITTFLPLILIIVVFYFFMIRPQMKKQKELRKFRESLAKGDKVVTTGGIYGKIVEIKDHYILLQVDDNVKIRVDKSAVVKDMADVPAQK